The genome window GGAAAAGTAGTATGGGGAAGTGCTATAtaggaaaaagaagcatgaaaaagaagcatggaaaagagaaggatgaaaaaaagaagcatGGGGAAATATAACACAGGGGAATACACCTTGCCATATAGCATCTCCAACATACATATTGCTAAGGAGGTAAGGGTGAAGACCTGGGACAGAAGGATAATGGCCGTCTATGTGATAGATaaaaaaagtcaaaaaaTGAGAACCCCCAAGCAGCTACCTCACTGCACCCCCACCGTCATctttctgtttttttctttctttgagAGCATATTTGCggctttagcttttcctcTCTTGTAGAGGAATCGGTTTCGACACGAGCGAAGTTTTTGTTGTTATACCCTCTAAGGGGACAGAGTCTGAGATGCACGCtcagttttttttttctaagATAGAATGCACCTCCAGATATATACTCCGTTTTGTAAGGAGGGCAAGCCTGTATGTGATCGTGGAAGTGCAACCTTTTATAGCACTTTTGGCTAATAAGAGGGAAATAACTGCAAACCCCACGATTCGAACGTGGGGACCTAGCTAACACCCAGGACAGGGAGGTATCTCTTTTGGCCTTCCTACCTAATGCCTCGCTAAATACTTCCAATTACACCAGTTCAGGGTTTTCTTATTGTCGGAAGAAAAAGCTGGAGAGTGGGGTAATAGGAACGGCAAGAGCTGCCTAAGAGAGCAGAGACTAAGGAAAGGCAAGAGCGAGCAGGCAGTAGCAGTGCTAGAGATCTGGGAAAGAACAAAGCAGACACCAAGTTCAATCTATTGCAAAGAAATGGCAAAAAGTTGAGAACCCCTTGCAGCTACGAGGGAGCAAGTGGGCAGCAATAGAGGATCTTGAAAATACTAGAAGAGAGTGACGATAGACGGAAGCAGCATGGATGACGCGATTCCTGCTTTTATTATGTGTTGCATCTCAGCTTACTATTTTCAATGTAAACACTTCTGCCAGAGGTATTGGATATGCTGATGTGACATGTCTCTTCTCCATGAAACAGTGTCGAAAATAAGTCGAGTTAGATATCTTTTCCACGAGAAAACCAGATTTTCCACAAGAATATCAAAAAGCGAAACCCTCTAACAGCTACTTCGATGGACTCCATCTCGCCTCTGCTTAGTATCCATACACCACCCCCGGGCCGCGTCCTTTGCTCTACAACCCGGAAGGAGAGAAGACGACAACTCTTTGTGTGAGTTTGGACCCGAAGGAGGAAATAGCTGCGAACCTCACGATTCAAACGTGAGACCTGACGGATATCAAGAAAACGGAGGGTCTGTACCCTGGGTTATTGATAATTCTCACATGCTTCCAATTACACCAGTTGGGGTTTGTTCTCTGGTTGCCGATTGAACAGGCAAGAGGATGGGATTATAACGAACCTAGAAGGCGGGGACTGAAATTGCTCGTTAGGCAAGAGAGACCgggggttgagtttgggaaggagatggcatatggagaggaaggaacGTAGCGTCATTGCTATGTGGGCCTGTTGAGACGGAATGGGGAAAATATCAAAGGAGCAGATCAAAAACATTGCTACACAGTCCAGGAGCACGAAGATGATAAAGCAATGAAAACGCTGACTTGATAATCATTACCGGGGCAATGCTCAACCAGAtaagcagcagcaaacaacATGACGGGTCCCAACTCTCGTGGTAATTGTCGATGACGAACCAGACAACATTTGGAGCTGACAGGCAGCAAAAACATGCCTTCCTACATCAAAAGCACTGCACCATGCCCCATTTGCTCATCAGCTGTCAAACAGGGCGCCAGCCGGACAAATTTGGAAAGTGGCCAGTTCAAGATAGAAGAGCAAAAGTTACATGAGCACAAGATGTTGACCTACATCTTTGTCAGTGATGCCTGTAAATCATCACTTACCTCCAACATTATTATCCACCCCCCCGTTTCCCCCGGACCCAACCCCGAAGCCCACCGGCCCCCTCCGGCCGGCCTACCCCCGACTCCCATCCGGAAGACGTGTTTCACCCCGGTTCCTCAACCGGCCTCCACCAGTACCCACCTCCCACATCCCCACTTAGGGCGTTCAACGGTTTCAGAATGCGTGCTTTACATACCAGGAACCTTGGCTATCGTCAACTGCCGGCCGCTTGCCAGCCGGGGCTGGATGGATGATGCGAGACCAAAGGGCAATAGATCCGGGACCATTGAAGAAGGTGAACAGACCGCTTTTTTGTTATCGGCGACTGATCCAGATGAACTGAGGTCTAGACTTTCGTCAGATGAGGGATAGGGCGATGGAGATGGCAGAGTGGAGGGGATGTTGCTCGgtgagaggatgaggattgCATCTGGACGACAGCACACGAGaagggctgggagggggtaCAACCAccgggggagaggatgtgACGACGCACAGAAATTGTGTAAGAGAGGAGACAGAGTGGGCGTTTTGGGGGATTGACTTCCCACCTTTGTCACAGCTGCCTCTACAGATCTGTATGGCCAGTCCGAACTGTCAGTGTCAGTGTCAGTGTCATCCGAAGCCAAACTCaacccatcctctcctcctcctcctcctcctcctcctcctcctcctcctcgcctcttcctcgcttGGATAATACCaatccttcctcccctccccttcggACCCTGAATCCCCAAAATTCCCTCCTCTGCTGCCGTGTGATGAACCGTGTCCTTCTGCTGTTCCCACAATCCAACCGCCCACGGCGGCCCGCCACATGTGCCCCAGATTTTCCAATTCACACAGAGTTGGATCCAGGTGGATTCCCCGGAAATTGCGCTCTGGCGATCCTCAACCTGTGATTGGCTGCCGTCCTAGCGAACTGCAAACCCTGGATTCGATAGAAGGAGGGTGCGAAAGCAACATCCGCTCCTGCTGTGGAAATTGACCAGCGCGGCACAGAAGACAACTCACAATTCAGGGGTACACACCACTTCAAAGTGCAAGAAACAGCGCATTTGCTCAAAGTCAAAGCCAACGTCACCACTCTCAAAACAAATCACATTAAGGTCATGTTTCCATATCGTTATGTAGAAAAAGACAGCGCCTTCACTGTGCCCAAAGCTTGTCAAGTGAAAACAGCAAAAAAGCGCTGCCAAAAAATACAATTAGAAGATTAAATACATAGGTGTGGTATCATCATTATCGCTTGTCAATCCACCTGTTTTCCCACAAAAGAAATttgctttgcttgcttgctgtGATGTCCCAAAAAAATAACAATACTCTCTCACTTAACAAATCTAAGCAAGGAGAGCAAGGACACCGGcaaaggcggcgagggcaaTGCTGCCACCGACGGTGGAGGCACCGGCGGTGAAGacaggctggggaggagtggtGCCGGAGGGGACGCCACCGGAGGGAACGGCGCCGGAGGGAGCAGGGACGCCGGGGACGCCGGGAGCACCGGGGCCGCCAGTGGGGCAGGGGACCTCGACGGTCTCGTAGATGACGGTGGGGATGACCGTGGTGATAGAGGTGCTGATGGTCTTGATGGAGGTGCCGGGGCACTCAGGAGCAACAGTGACGaaggtggggatgggagCGGGCTTGGTGGGCTCCTCGTGGCCGGAGGTGGGGTAGGGAGGGTGCTCGacagcggtggtgttggagtaGTGGTGCGAGCTGGtggcgatgggggtgggCTCGACGTCGGTGACGGGGcagacggtggtggagacggCGATGGTCTCGGTGACGACGTGGGTGGCATCAGCGGGGCAGTCGGTCACGGTCTCAGCGCAGTCGGTGACGGTGTAGGTCGAGGTGGCGTAGATGGtagaggtggtgatggggaagacGGAGCTGGTGACAACGGTGGCGCTGGCAGGGCAGTCGGTCACCTCAGCGACGCAGGAGGTGACGGTGTAGTACTCAGTAGAGTAGACGGTGGAGTGAGCCTCCTCCGCAACATCCTGGGCAATGGCAGCGCCAGCGAGGGCAACGGCAGCAACGGCGAAACGCATCTTGAAGGTTTGGGGCGGTTGGTTCGTTAAAAACGAGGATAAATGTGAGTGTTGTAGAAGGGGGTTGGTAAAGAccgactaaagctataaagCTTAAGAGTTGTTGTTAAAGAATGGACGACCGAAGTCAAAGAGCTGGAGACAATTGGCTGTGTGAGCtgaggaaggaaagagaaaagaaacagaagTTCGGCGGACGGCGGTCATTGTTAAATATCCATCCCCCGGGCACCTCGACTTGCGGTGCACAACATGCGGGAAATTACCGTCAGCGCCGGCTGCCCAATTCGGTGGACGCTAATCCAGGGGCTCGGTGGAGGGAACATTGAAGGCAACATCAGCATCCCCGCCGTGGCTGCGGATCCCAGTGGTCCCCTGAAGATGCCCCCTGAGATGCACTGCAGCGACCGACCTTCTCCTTTGCGGAAAGAGACCCGCCGAGTAACAAGCCAGCTACCCCTATCCAGACAGCACCGAGACAGGGGTCTGCTGTGCTCTCGAAATCCGGGTTGGCCAACGCTGGTCAACGCGAGGCGCTTACAATGTCTTGTGGTCTGCTCATGAATTTGACCAGTGCAACCCTTCTGATTTGGCTAACCGGCGCCTCTCTTCCGCCGGGTTTTCCAATTTCGTCTCTGGCCAGTTCACCGCAAGAGATTCCCCGTTTGCTGCACTCCCTTTAGCAGACCCGGTCATGATCTGATAGTGGATGGGACCGGATATAAAACAAGCGgtcgaggcggtggaggaaaAGGTGGAGAAGCCGGCCTCTCTCCGCATTTTCTGGACCTGGGTGCCCGTTGCCCATGTGCGCCCGTGCTGTAACGGTCGGCCAGAAAACTGCCGCCAACAACGACGCGTGCGGTGAGCCGTGACGGGAGCACACCCACTGCGCTACTGTGCGTTGCGGGGCGCGTATTTGCTTGCTAGACTGCCAGGTGTTCCTCGACGTGGTTTGTTTTGTGTGCTGGCAATGCTCAATGCTCCCTCCATCTCGTGGCATTGAAACAACACATGGCCTGGCCAAGTGCTTGCAGGAGGGCCTTAGACCTCGAAAATGCTCGATCATGAATTTTCGATGAGTGGCAGCTGACAGCGGCCGGCACAGACGCGGCACTGTCTGAAAGGCAGTGTATGTAGACTGCTTGAATATAACCAGACGCTAATGCAGGTACCATGAGATGCGCGCTTTTGATTCGATGTCTCTTTTCAACACCAATCCCAGGACCCTGCCAAAACAGAAGCGAGATCACAATTTCTGAGCCAACGCCCACCGCCAGAAATTGTGATGAACGCCACAGCCAGGAAAAGatctcttttcctcttggGTCGCACTGCTCTCCGCGCCTGTTTCTTGCCGAGAAGGCTTAAACTCGTGGAACGATCTCTTGGAAGCCGGGAATTTCATGCATCGTCCTTGTGTCCGGAGTTGAGTCCATCGCCTTGTCGTCGTCCGTTGTCGTGGCTGTTCAATGGATCAGCAGTTTCAAGATGCAGCAGAAGGAAGATCTTGTGGTGATATTTCCACATCGATCCGGAGTCGGAGAGTCAGAAGAAGAGTcggaagaaggaggatgacgtAAGGTTCTCAGTCATCAGAGGAAGGTTTGACAAGATCACCGTTCGTGCCTTGCTTTTCGTACCCGTTCAGCCGTTCCTGCCGTTTACGCCGTTGCCAGATGCAACTTTGTGTTTTCGATATCTCTGGGCACGCACTGGACTAACAAGCTATTAACAGTCTCGGCCCGGCCATTGGGGCGTCATTTCGTGGTGTACCAATTCTGGCGACATCGTTGCGGAATAGCCTTTCCTGATTTGCTCGCAGTTCAAGATTGGGACTTGGCCCTTTCGCCCAGTCAGAGCCATCGAATCTCAAAATCCCCATTTCTGTCATTACACCGCAAAAAAGCTTCATCGAGACAATCAAGACATCACCAAGCAATGCAACCCTCATCCTTGTCGTCGACGAGCGGTCAAAGACACCTCGGCGGTCACGCATTTTCTCCCCACAAAAGGAGACAGCCGGGGTGCATCATGCATGAGCACGGCTGCCGATATATCTATCGTGGCGGCCGCTGGTGCAGATCACTGCACCGATCCCATTGCAGCTTGACCGACTCGATGTTGCTCGAGACACAGTCTCACCTCCACGGAGTGATTCGAGACTTGTTGCGCCTCGCAGACGACGATACCCGACGACCAGCTGAACTGGAGCAGAGCCAGTGGCTGAAAGGGACAGCACATGACACATTCCAGCATGCTTCCGGAGCCTTCATCTGGATCTTCCGGCCAACTCCCCTCCACGGATCTGGATATCAGTTGCAAAGACTTGGGGAAGCTCGTTGGCCCCCTCGATGGCGGATCAAAGTTTGTCGGCCGAACTCATGCTTCGACCTCGTCTACCACTGAGTCTGTGCGACATACGGACCCCGGCATCATTGGGCTTTTTTCTCGTTGCTGTTTCGGCAGAGGTGCAAGTGCACTTCGTGTCATCGATTCCCTTTGGGCTTCTTATACAGTCATCAGCTCACCTCAGGAGCGCCGACCTCAGTCCTTCGAGTGAAGATCAGGTGCCTTGGCACTCTGGAAAATGCAGAGAGCAATCTGTTTATAAAGCATTTTGGGCTCACAGTATTGGCAACTATACAGTACGGCGTCACCGAGACTGACAGAGGGGCTTTCTGGGATGATTCACAGCAAACGAGGCGATGCAGACCAAATGGACGACCAACAGGAGCGATTGCGATCTGGACCGTATTCAGTGACCAGCAACAAGCTGTGTTCATCATCCCGACACAGCAAAGCGGCAACGTCCGAGAAGGCTTTCCGGACCCGGTGTGGATTCTCGGTGTGGCGGTGCTAATGGCGGTCGGGCTTGCAAAAGGAAGATACTTAGGAGAGACCGGGGCCGGACCCGTTACTGGGTCGGAAGCGGCTCTTCGCCGGGAGGGACAAGAATCACGACTTGTGCACCAATGCGGGCAGCTGCATGTCCCACAAGTCAGCTGAATTTCTTGGGAGACCACAAGGCAGTTCGGCAGGCCGAAATCATCAACAAAACCGACCACTCACcgtccaccatcaccaaaccccaCGGCATTTTATTGGGGCTCTTGTTCAACACAGCCTCGGCCTCATAAACCGGCCGCTTTTGGGCTGTGGCTGTTGGGTTCACACGGTCCAAATCCAAGGCGGATGAATTGACTGATTGCACCGCCAGCGACGAATCACAGGAAGTGATCAGTGCTTCCTAGCTGCATCCCTCTCTCAAAGTCGCATCGTACTGCAGCGTCAGCACTATTTGACTAAGCAGCAGGAGACAGTCAATTGAGGAcgtttggttgttgggggcCGAATTCAAAGTGTCCAAGTGGAACCGGGCAGGACTCAAAGAACTTGGAGACATCTCAGTGGTCCACGATCGGTATGATGCATTTGATGCTCTGTGATTGGATGCAAAGCGTGAAGGTCCGTGCAGCCGACGAGGCCTCTTGGCTTCCTGGGGGCCCAAAGACCGAATCAACGGTGCGGTCCTTGCCTGGGCCCTGCCGGAGCCCCAAAGCCCTACGGGATGAACAGGAAACAAACAGTGGGGCCACCGGCCGATGAGTCGTTGCAGCAGAGCGGCTGCGCATTCAATGCGCAGCGGAATGGTGGGATGCAGGACAAACCAACGACATTTCTAGGCAGAAAAGCTCATCGACATTGTGACAAAACATGAATGGCGGCCGCCCTCTTGCTCGGGGAAGGGCGGTCGTCATTTCTCCACTGTATGCTGGGTATGTCTGATTGACATTGAAACTGGCATTATCATCAGTTGGCTGTAGCTTGGCTACAGGGAAAACTGCACAAGCATCGAGCGGTCGTACATGCATCTCGACGAGGCTGTGGCTATCCGCATCCTTGTCCTCACAGCAtattctccctcttccctcccttccGCTGCATGCAGCCGGTGACGTCCACTTGGTGTCCTCAGTTCTAGGGTTCCATCGTCTGTCTTGTACATTTGGTATAAATGCCCCAGATGCCTGGCTTCCCCAGGGTGACCCCCATCCTATCCCCATAAGGCTGTTGGCTGCCTGCAGGTTTCCTTAGACGTTGAGCGCGGACCACACTTTAGCGACTTACACACCCACAGACGCCTCATTCCTACTTTCGCCGCATAACCTGACcactccccccttccccgtcctcccccttcccctccccctcccccgcaatTGGAGTCATCCTTTTTTACACCTGAGTGTCTTGAGATCGAGACCGaccctctttctttttctcttctcttccctctcgCCTTTCCATCTACATACTTGACCGGTACTGGTGAGttgctcccctccatcattgTCAATGCTGCTGCCCAAGTGTAATGAATAGCCTGGCTTGACCTCGACTGACCACCCATCATTCTGTAGCTGTGTCGAGTATTGCATAGCTACTTGTCTAACTATATAACATCCTTATCCTGGCACTGGCAAGTCCTTGAAGCTATTCCGATCTTCCGGTATGGCCTCCCAGATTAACGCCGTCGGCGTCgcctcgacaccaccacatgTCTGCTCCCACTGCAAAAAGTCCTTCGCCCGCCACTGTGATCTCAACAAGCACGCAAAGTCCCACAGCAGGCCATACAAGTGCCTGTACACAAACTGCAAGTATCACGAGCATGGCTGGCCAACCGCCAAGGAGCTGGAACGACATGTCAATGACAAGCACTCGCCATCTCCTAGAACCTATGCGTGCCTGTATCAGCCATGCCCATACCGGTCAAAACGGGAATCGAACTGCAAACAACACATGGAGAAAGCCCACAAGTGGAAGTATGTGAGGAGCAAGTCAAACGGCAAGCGACTACCGACCACAGGCCAGTCCGATATCGTCTACCGTCTGAAGACCGATGAAGCCACTCTTGGGGTCCGGAACTTTGGCCCAAGTCCCATCTCACCGCAGCCGCCATTAATACCACCACGTGGCCATGATTTCGTTCTTTACGACGACGACCAGCAAGAAGATGcctttggcgaggaggacgacgaggctTATTCTGGGTTCCAGGACCCGGAAGGATTCCAGTCTTACCTCCCATGGAACTCCCCAAATACTCGCGTCCGGCAAGCCGAGTCCGTGATCGATTCCTGCAACGATACTCTCGAGAGGCCGCTGGGCTCAGAGTTCTACGGCAGCGGACTTCTGGATCCAAGACTTTCATCTTATCAAACGCCTCCAGGCTCGGAATCTCATCGCACCCCTGATACGCCCTGCCTTGATATTGCGGCTGCGATCAAAGTCGAGTCTCCAACCGTGACAATGGACTTCTTTTCGCCACCAAAACGGAAATATGAGGCTGTCGATGGGTCATCACAAGAGTCGAAGCCTACCACCAACGCAACCCGTGGAGCTTCAAATCCCAGAGCGCACCGCGCAACTTCCGGTCCAGCCAAGAGCACTCTCAACCGCAGAGACAGCTTCGATGAAGACGGCCACCGCCCAACTAAGAAGGCAAGGCAAATGCCCGTGGAGGATTTCAGCGACACGAGCATGCCGGATATCTTTCGATTTGCCCACCCGACTATCTAGTATGTGTTGAGCTTCAGTCCCGCACGCAGAAAACGTCTGCTAACATCCTGTTTCAAAAGTGACAGAGACCAGAGGGAGACGTATTCCCCATGCCACACAGTTCACAGGGATATTTCCACTCTGGTGTGAGTAAGCCCATGTCCAGCATAGTCCCAGACTCCGTTAACACTGGCGGGTAGACGACATCTGAGCAGGCCGGCGCATCGTTTCAAGGTCACCGATCGGTTCATTTCATCCTTTGATCAAGACGAGAGCTTTCGTCATCCGAGAGTTGGTGTTTGCCGTTGGTGCTGGTTGACATTTACGGACCGATCCGAATTCGAGTACCATGTCTCAAATCCGTGCGAGAAGGTCTCTAAAGGGAAGCGAGAGAAGTGGAGGGTTCTTTTGAACAGCTTCACTCCCCTGGTTGATCTGCCGGTCCATACACAGTCAAATTTCGACGTGGTTCGGGAaagcgaggaggatggttgGGATCGGCTGTCGAGAGGGCTGGAACAGTCGCCAGAGGTTGATGGTAGCACTTGTGCTCCGGAGACATCTCCGGCTTTGGTCTACCCAACCACTCATGGAGAATTTGTCTCCATGACGGAACACCAAAGGCTCCTAAAGGAGCATCAAGCACTCCAGGAGAAGCATCGTCAACTACTTGGCCAGGTCACACAGGCCATGTACGCCCAGCAGGTCTGCGACAACGCCAGGACCCAGTCTCTTGATGCTCGGGACAACATGCTCCTCGCAGCCATGTCGCGAGAGGCTCACAAGGGGTCGGCCCTGGCTCATCAACAACGCAAACTTTCGGACCGGGACAATCTCGTGCAGCACATGGACTCTCAATCCACGGATGTTGACGTCCAGGGCTTTCTGGAAGAAGTCGAGAGCGCCCACAAGGGCCTGTC of Podospora pseudopauciseta strain CBS 411.78 chromosome 7 map unlocalized CBS411.78m_7, whole genome shotgun sequence contains these proteins:
- a CDS encoding uncharacterized protein (COG:S; EggNog:ENOG503P8FJ); amino-acid sequence: MSRPQDIMRFAVAAVALAGAAIAQDVAEEAHSTVYSTEYYTVTSCVAEVTDCPASATVVTSSVFPITTSTIYATSTYTVTDCAETVTDCPADATHVVTETIAVSTTVCPVTDVEPTPIATSSHHYSNTTAVEHPPYPTSGHEEPTKPAPIPTFVTVAPECPGTSIKTISTSITTVIPTVIYETVEVPCPTGGPGAPGVPGVPAPSGAVPSGGVPSGTTPPQPVFTAGASTVGGSIALAAFAGVLALLA
- a CDS encoding uncharacterized protein (COG:S; EggNog:ENOG503NWJ9); the protein is MASQINAVGVASTPPHVCSHCKKSFARHCDLNKHAKSHSRPYKCLYTNCKYHEHGWPTAKELERHVNDKHSPSPRTYACLYQPCPYRSKRESNCKQHMEKAHKWKYVRSKSNGKRLPTTGQSDIVYRLKTDEATLGVRNFGPSPISPQPPLIPPRGHDFVLYDDDQQEDAFGEEDDEAYSGFQDPEGFQSYLPWNSPNTRVRQAESVIDSCNDTLERPLGSEFYGSGLLDPRLSSYQTPPGSESHRTPDTPCLDIAAAIKVESPTVTMDFFSPPKRKYEAVDGSSQESKPTTNATRGASNPRAHRATSGPAKSTLNRRDSFDEDGHRPTKKARQMPVEDFSDTSMPDIFRFAHPTIYDRDQRETYSPCHTVHRDISTLVRHLSRPAHRFKVTDRFISSFDQDESFRHPRVGVCRWCWLTFTDRSEFEYHVSNPCEKVSKGKREKWRVLLNSFTPLVDLPVHTQSNFDVVRESEEDGWDRLSRGLEQSPEVDGSTCAPETSPALVYPTTHGEFVSMTEHQRLLKEHQALQEKHRQLLGQVTQAMYAQQVCDNARTQSLDARDNMLLAAMSREAHKGSALAHQQRKLSDRDNLVQHMDSQSTDVDVQGFLEEVESAHKGLSRQDSGLSTTSRSTIHHVPPSPPVKSLDYVDDDQQNAAHGSGSQNARKQPTSHADSGYATEGRRGSLAELGLSTVAGVATSAMMHHPHHSMTTATTTDDTFMKDMFMSTGHDEEQHSQEQTQHHLLDTSLTDPFLDYGFPSTSQLEADLEFGFPI